In the genome of Oxalobacter aliiformigenes, one region contains:
- the xth gene encoding exodeoxyribonuclease III produces the protein MKIATWNVNSLKVRLLQVLQWLKDNPVDILCLQETKLTDEKFPLTEIEAAGYQAVFTGQKTYNGVAILAKETASDIVRNNPLFPDEQQRIVAATFGKIRIVCAYVPNGQSVGSDKYRYKIEWLRALRNWLEEEKKKYPYLALLGDYNIAPEDRDVYDPVAWAGNVLVSELERVAFRALLDIGLVDAFRLFEQPEKSYSWWDYRQLAFPRNRGLRLDHILLSGKLASLCSACTIDRQPRKWKQPSDHTPVIAELDL, from the coding sequence ATGAAAATCGCAACCTGGAACGTCAATTCACTGAAAGTTCGCCTTTTGCAGGTTCTCCAGTGGTTAAAAGACAATCCGGTCGATATCCTCTGCCTGCAGGAAACGAAACTGACAGACGAGAAATTTCCCTTGACGGAAATTGAAGCGGCCGGTTACCAGGCTGTTTTTACCGGTCAGAAAACTTACAACGGAGTCGCCATTCTTGCAAAAGAAACGGCATCCGACATCGTCAGGAACAATCCGCTTTTTCCGGACGAGCAGCAGCGTATCGTCGCAGCCACATTCGGAAAAATACGCATCGTCTGTGCCTATGTTCCAAACGGCCAGTCGGTCGGATCAGACAAATACCGGTACAAAATCGAATGGCTCAGGGCATTGCGTAACTGGCTGGAAGAAGAAAAGAAAAAATATCCGTATCTCGCGCTCCTGGGAGATTACAACATCGCGCCGGAAGATCGGGATGTTTACGATCCGGTTGCATGGGCTGGAAATGTACTTGTTTCCGAACTGGAGCGTGTCGCCTTTCGCGCCTTGCTCGATATCGGCCTCGTCGATGCCTTCCGTCTCTTTGAACAACCTGAAAAATCCTACAGCTGGTGGGATTACCGGCAACTGGCTTTTCCACGCAATCGCGGATTGCGGCTGGATCACATTTTGCTTTCCGGAAAACTGGCCTCTCTGTGTTCAGCCTGTACTATCGACCGCCAGCCCCGGAAATGGAAACAGCCTTCAGACCATACTCCTGTTATCGCCGAACTCGATCTCTGA
- a CDS encoding YeiH family protein has protein sequence MNEPTNVKPAGIIEKILFFVLLLTCLTPYISIPVALFMGLAFALFFRNPYPDTSKKTSKYLLQASVVGLGFGMNLFEALKAGKEGIVFTIVSVFGVLLLGILMGRIFRLEKTIAYLISAGTAICGGSAIAAVAPIVKAKDTEISVSIGTVFILNAIALFIFPILGHTLNLSQDQFGTWAAIAIHDVSSVVGASAAFGEEALKIATTVKLTRALWIIPVAIVTSFFFKQKSDKIYKPWFILFFTLAMLVNTFLPLPEFITGNILWLAKKGFAITLFLIGTDLSLKVIKTVGIKSVLFGVILWAFISILSFIVITVF, from the coding sequence ATGAATGAACCAACAAATGTCAAACCTGCCGGTATTATAGAAAAAATCCTTTTTTTCGTTCTCCTGCTGACCTGTCTCACCCCTTACATATCCATTCCGGTCGCTCTTTTCATGGGACTGGCTTTTGCCCTTTTTTTCCGCAATCCCTATCCTGACACCAGCAAGAAAACATCGAAATACCTGTTGCAAGCTTCTGTCGTCGGACTCGGTTTCGGCATGAACCTGTTCGAAGCGCTGAAAGCAGGGAAAGAAGGCATTGTTTTCACGATTGTTTCGGTATTCGGCGTTCTTTTGCTGGGTATCCTGATGGGCAGGATTTTTAGACTCGAAAAGACGATTGCCTATCTGATTTCAGCCGGAACCGCCATATGTGGCGGAAGTGCCATTGCGGCCGTAGCCCCCATCGTCAAGGCAAAAGATACGGAAATTTCCGTCTCCATCGGGACGGTTTTCATCCTGAATGCCATCGCTCTTTTTATTTTCCCCATACTGGGCCACACACTCAACCTGTCGCAAGACCAGTTCGGAACATGGGCAGCGATTGCCATCCATGATGTCTCCTCCGTTGTCGGAGCCAGCGCCGCCTTTGGGGAAGAAGCGCTCAAAATCGCCACCACCGTCAAACTCACCAGAGCATTGTGGATCATTCCTGTCGCCATTGTGACATCATTTTTTTTCAAACAGAAATCGGACAAGATCTACAAGCCCTGGTTTATCCTGTTTTTCACGCTGGCCATGCTGGTCAATACTTTCCTGCCCCTGCCTGAATTCATTACCGGAAACATCCTCTGGCTTGCCAAAAAAGGATTCGCCATTACCCTGTTTCTGATCGGTACCGATCTGTCTCTCAAAGTCATCAAAACGGTCGGAATAAAATCCGTTCTGTTTGGCGTGATACTATGGGCATTCATCAGCATACTGAGTTTTATCGTCATCACCGTTTTTTGA
- a CDS encoding AEC family transporter: protein MSAVLLKAFSFILIIFLGYGLKKLVFRDPACHRILAFILLNITLPATVIHAFGHFQRDTSLLLVVLLGFLCALIPMLIVYLISHRLPTEKRAFSMINVTGFNIGAFSLPFIQNFFGPGGMIVACLFDIGNAFMVTGGSFAFTSTLLRTSSGERQTVGILLKKFICSVPFDTYMLMLLVVIFNIPVPDTIMILLEPLANANSFIAMLLIGMMFEFRTRADKYRTMCSVIGLRLLFGAICSFLLYFCLPFPQEIRQVLAVVAFAPVSSIAPIYTVRCQSDGALSSLTLSISILFALAIMTGLVLLMKS from the coding sequence ATGAGCGCCGTTCTTCTCAAGGCATTTTCTTTCATCCTGATCATTTTTCTTGGATACGGTCTCAAAAAACTGGTTTTCAGAGACCCTGCCTGTCACCGGATTCTGGCATTCATTCTTTTGAATATCACACTGCCCGCCACGGTCATTCACGCTTTCGGCCATTTTCAGAGAGATACATCTCTCCTGCTGGTTGTCCTGCTCGGTTTCCTGTGCGCCCTGATTCCCATGCTGATCGTCTATCTGATCAGCCATCGTCTCCCCACCGAAAAACGAGCCTTTTCCATGATCAATGTCACCGGTTTCAATATCGGTGCATTCTCATTACCTTTCATACAAAACTTTTTCGGTCCGGGCGGCATGATCGTCGCCTGTCTCTTCGATATCGGTAACGCTTTCATGGTAACCGGCGGTTCCTTCGCCTTCACATCGACACTTCTCCGGACCAGTTCTGGCGAAAGACAGACTGTCGGCATCCTGCTGAAAAAATTTATCTGCTCGGTTCCATTCGACACCTACATGCTGATGCTGCTTGTCGTCATCTTCAATATCCCTGTTCCCGATACGATCATGATATTGCTTGAACCGCTTGCAAATGCCAATTCCTTCATCGCCATGCTGCTCATCGGCATGATGTTCGAGTTCCGCACACGTGCCGACAAATACCGGACCATGTGCTCAGTCATCGGATTGCGTCTCCTGTTCGGCGCCATCTGTTCCTTCCTGCTGTATTTCTGTCTGCCTTTTCCCCAGGAAATCCGGCAGGTTCTCGCCGTGGTCGCTTTCGCCCCCGTTTCATCTATCGCGCCGATTTACACGGTACGTTGCCAGAGCGACGGCGCCCTGTCGAGCCTGACTCTTTCCATTTCCATCCTGTTCGCCCTGGCCATCATGACCGGACTGGTCCTGTTGATGAAATCCTGA